A genomic stretch from Corynebacterium terpenotabidum Y-11 includes:
- a CDS encoding FAD-dependent oxidoreductase, with protein sequence MSDNRPLRIAVIGSGPAGIYASDALMKSDREVSIDLYERMPAPFGLIRYGVAPDHPRIKGIIKSLHKVLDKPQIRLLGNINVGKDITLDDLQKHYDAVIYATGATDDRELNIPGGEHTIGAGKFVGFYDANPHFSDSWTQPAESVAVIGVGNVGLDIARILAKTGEELLVTEIPDNVYESLKNNQAKEVHVFGRRGPAQAKFTPLELKELNHSPTIEVVVDPEDIDYDEASMEARHNSKITDQVCTILENYAINDPKGAPHKLFLHFFESPVEVKSDNGQVTALVTERTEYADGTVVGTGKFTEWPVGDVYRAVGYKSDRPEDIPWDDKELVIPNVGGRVLTEGPTADGIAGVPGSADPEAELRETLPGVYATGWVRRGPVGLIGNTKGDANQAVANLLEDAEAGIGFAPEDPSEESVIELLHSRGIDYTTWEGWYNLDAHERALGEAEGRERKKVREIEEMVRYSSGEARVEA encoded by the coding sequence ATGTCTGACAACCGACCGCTGCGCATCGCCGTCATCGGATCCGGCCCGGCCGGGATCTACGCCTCGGACGCCCTGATGAAGTCCGACCGCGAGGTCTCCATCGACCTCTACGAGCGGATGCCCGCCCCCTTCGGGCTGATCCGCTACGGCGTCGCCCCCGACCACCCGCGCATCAAGGGCATCATCAAGAGCCTGCACAAGGTCCTCGACAAGCCACAGATCCGGCTGCTCGGAAACATCAACGTCGGTAAGGACATCACCCTCGACGACCTGCAGAAGCACTACGACGCCGTCATCTACGCCACCGGTGCCACCGACGACCGGGAGCTGAACATCCCCGGTGGCGAGCACACCATCGGCGCCGGTAAGTTCGTCGGTTTCTACGACGCCAACCCGCACTTCTCCGACTCGTGGACGCAGCCCGCCGAGTCCGTCGCCGTGATCGGTGTCGGCAACGTCGGCCTGGACATCGCCCGCATCCTGGCGAAGACCGGTGAGGAACTGCTCGTCACCGAGATCCCCGACAACGTCTACGAGTCCCTCAAGAACAACCAGGCCAAGGAGGTCCACGTCTTCGGACGCCGCGGCCCGGCCCAGGCGAAGTTCACCCCGCTGGAGCTCAAGGAGCTCAACCACTCCCCCACCATCGAGGTCGTCGTCGACCCCGAGGACATCGACTACGACGAGGCGTCCATGGAGGCCCGTCATAACTCGAAGATCACCGACCAGGTGTGCACCATCCTCGAGAACTACGCCATCAACGACCCGAAGGGTGCACCGCACAAGCTGTTCCTGCACTTCTTCGAGTCCCCGGTCGAGGTCAAGAGCGACAACGGCCAGGTCACCGCACTCGTCACCGAGCGCACCGAGTACGCCGACGGCACCGTCGTCGGCACCGGCAAGTTCACCGAATGGCCCGTCGGCGACGTCTACCGCGCCGTGGGCTACAAGTCCGACCGCCCGGAGGACATCCCCTGGGACGACAAGGAACTGGTCATCCCGAACGTCGGCGGACGCGTCCTCACCGAAGGACCGACCGCGGACGGCATCGCCGGCGTCCCCGGGTCCGCAGATCCGGAGGCTGAGCTGCGCGAGACCCTGCCGGGCGTCTACGCGACCGGCTGGGTGCGCCGCGGGCCGGTGGGCCTGATCGGCAACACCAAGGGGGACGCCAACCAGGCCGTCGCCAACCTTCTCGAGGACGCCGAGGCCGGCATCGGTTTCGCCCCCGAGGACCCCTCCGAGGAGAGCGTGATCGAGCTGCTGCATTCCCGCGGCATCGACTACACGACCTGGGAGGGCTGGTACAACCTCGACGCCCACGAGCGTGCGCTCGGCGAAGCCGAGGGCCGCGAGCGCAAGAAGGTCCGCGAGATCGAGGAGATGGTCCGCTACTCCTCCGGCGAGGCTCGCGTCGAGGCGTAG
- a CDS encoding nitrite/sulfite reductase, which yields MTTATETPARTLLGEDAARAEVREATAAKDAAAAAAKAAVEASKADPDNEQLADDVRQARNAQRRAARALKKAEETLAELAEVVEAPAADTALSPLDAAPAELRQADAAKEAAATATRAADKAAEADPDNAALFAAARKARWDELKATKAAQKAAAALAEAEDAAGVVAEEPGAEAPQSDPVAVDAVVIESTGDPVKDAELQAEAAARATAAAEAAADADPDDKALGAAARRARAAEKKAARALKKARAAADEAVDEVDATADATVEVAEAPVTEVATSLPVAPAATNFQDTLALVSSGASVLAVAADTAERAAATDPANVLLAEAARAARAAAQQAAQAVAAAAAVYGSAPAVPTASATPTPDAATEPATEPEAAASDEPTETPEIPEDPTVVAARAALAEAEKTQEDLAAATRKADKAAEADPGNSDLFSAARKARWDELKASKAVTKAAAALEQAIADAPPAPKVLTEEEKDDRRAPKPQGQWLVDGDRPLNDDERIKQEDAGLAVADRVRNIYAKEGFDSIPAEDLAPRFKWIGMYTQRRQDMGGEQTGVLTNAELQDRYFMMRVRLDGGFMSSEQMRVIGGISRDFARNTADFTDRQNIQLHWIRIEDVPEIWDRLASVNLDTFFGCGDVPRVILGSPVAGISKDEIIDATPAIREIKDNWLTRDEFANLPRKFKTAISGNSRQDVTHEIQDIAFIGSEHPEKGAGFDVWVGGGLSTNPMFAQRLGVWVSIDEVPEVWAGAVRIFRDYGYRKLRNRARLKFLVADWGVEKFRRILEDDYLGHRLTDGPAPEAHPGYRDHVGVHEQRDGKFYVGVKPTVGHTEGDQLIRLADIAEAHGVTRLRTSADKELIFLDVAADATADLAAALEVEGLSATPSSFRRDIISCTGLEFCKLALVTTKQRAITLADQLEERLGDLDVPLKISLNGCPNSCARTQVADIGLKGQIVTDDDGNRVEGFQVHLGGALGMHPDFGKKLRGHKVTSAELDDYIVRVVEHYKDQRADGEQFRDWVLRADEEVLQ from the coding sequence ATGACGACGGCGACCGAGACGCCTGCCCGCACCCTCCTCGGGGAGGACGCCGCCCGCGCGGAGGTGCGTGAAGCGACTGCCGCCAAGGATGCCGCCGCCGCGGCGGCGAAGGCTGCGGTCGAGGCGTCCAAGGCCGATCCGGACAATGAGCAGCTGGCCGACGACGTCCGTCAGGCACGCAATGCGCAGCGTCGGGCCGCCCGTGCCCTGAAGAAGGCCGAGGAGACGCTGGCTGAGCTGGCTGAGGTGGTTGAGGCACCGGCGGCGGACACAGCGCTTTCTCCACTCGACGCCGCCCCTGCCGAACTCCGCCAGGCGGACGCGGCGAAAGAGGCCGCGGCCACAGCCACCCGTGCCGCAGACAAGGCTGCCGAGGCAGACCCGGACAATGCCGCGCTCTTCGCTGCCGCACGCAAGGCCCGCTGGGATGAGTTGAAGGCGACGAAGGCCGCGCAGAAGGCTGCGGCGGCTCTCGCTGAGGCGGAGGACGCCGCCGGTGTCGTCGCCGAGGAACCTGGTGCGGAGGCTCCGCAGTCTGACCCGGTGGCGGTCGACGCTGTCGTCATCGAGTCCACCGGCGACCCGGTGAAGGATGCGGAACTGCAGGCTGAGGCTGCTGCCAGGGCGACCGCCGCCGCCGAAGCCGCGGCGGACGCCGATCCGGACGACAAGGCGCTCGGTGCTGCCGCGCGTCGGGCCCGGGCCGCGGAGAAGAAGGCCGCCCGTGCACTGAAGAAGGCCCGGGCTGCGGCCGACGAGGCTGTCGATGAGGTCGACGCCACCGCCGACGCCACCGTCGAGGTCGCCGAGGCTCCGGTGACCGAGGTTGCGACGTCCCTCCCGGTCGCTCCCGCTGCGACCAACTTCCAGGACACCCTCGCCCTCGTCAGTTCGGGCGCCTCCGTCCTGGCTGTCGCCGCCGACACCGCCGAACGAGCGGCCGCTACCGACCCCGCCAACGTTCTCCTCGCCGAGGCTGCCCGAGCAGCCCGTGCCGCGGCACAGCAGGCGGCGCAGGCCGTCGCCGCCGCTGCGGCGGTCTACGGGAGCGCCCCGGCAGTCCCGACTGCATCTGCCACCCCGACCCCGGACGCCGCCACGGAGCCCGCCACCGAGCCCGAGGCCGCGGCGTCCGACGAGCCGACCGAAACCCCGGAGATTCCCGAGGACCCGACCGTCGTCGCCGCCCGCGCCGCCCTGGCCGAGGCAGAGAAGACCCAGGAAGACCTGGCCGCAGCCACCAGAAAGGCGGACAAGGCCGCCGAGGCCGACCCGGGCAACTCCGACCTCTTCTCCGCCGCACGCAAGGCCCGCTGGGACGAACTGAAGGCCAGCAAGGCCGTGACCAAGGCCGCCGCCGCTCTGGAGCAGGCCATCGCGGACGCCCCGCCGGCCCCCAAGGTCCTCACCGAAGAAGAGAAGGACGACCGGCGTGCCCCCAAGCCGCAGGGTCAGTGGCTCGTCGACGGCGACCGCCCGCTCAACGACGATGAACGCATCAAGCAGGAGGACGCCGGCCTCGCCGTCGCCGACCGCGTCCGGAACATCTACGCGAAGGAAGGCTTCGACTCGATCCCGGCCGAAGACCTCGCACCCCGGTTCAAGTGGATCGGTATGTACACCCAGCGTCGCCAGGACATGGGCGGTGAACAGACCGGTGTACTCACCAACGCCGAACTGCAGGACCGCTACTTCATGATGCGCGTCCGTCTGGACGGCGGGTTCATGTCCAGTGAACAGATGCGCGTCATCGGCGGGATCTCCCGCGATTTCGCCCGCAACACCGCCGACTTCACCGACCGGCAGAACATCCAGCTGCACTGGATCCGTATCGAGGACGTCCCGGAGATCTGGGACCGCCTCGCGTCGGTGAACTTGGACACCTTCTTCGGTTGCGGTGACGTCCCGCGCGTCATCCTCGGATCCCCGGTCGCCGGGATCTCCAAGGACGAGATCATCGACGCCACCCCGGCGATCCGTGAGATTAAGGACAACTGGCTGACCCGCGACGAGTTCGCGAACCTGCCGCGCAAGTTCAAGACCGCGATCTCCGGCAACAGCCGGCAGGACGTCACCCACGAGATCCAGGACATCGCCTTCATCGGCTCCGAGCACCCCGAGAAGGGTGCCGGATTCGACGTGTGGGTCGGCGGCGGTCTGTCGACCAACCCGATGTTCGCCCAGCGTCTTGGCGTGTGGGTCTCCATCGACGAGGTGCCGGAGGTGTGGGCGGGCGCGGTCCGGATCTTCCGCGACTACGGCTACCGCAAGCTGCGGAACCGGGCCCGGTTGAAGTTCCTCGTCGCCGACTGGGGCGTGGAGAAGTTCCGCCGCATCCTGGAGGACGACTACCTCGGTCACCGGCTGACCGACGGCCCTGCCCCGGAGGCCCACCCCGGCTACCGGGACCACGTCGGCGTCCACGAACAGCGGGACGGGAAGTTCTACGTCGGAGTGAAGCCGACCGTCGGCCACACCGAGGGCGACCAGCTCATCCGCCTGGCGGACATCGCCGAGGCCCACGGTGTGACCCGCCTGCGCACCAGCGCGGACAAGGAACTCATCTTCCTCGACGTCGCCGCGGACGCCACCGCAGACCTCGCCGCCGCTCTGGAGGTCGAAGGTCTGTCCGCCACGCCGTCCAGCTTCCGTCGCGACATCATCTCCTGCACCGGCCTGGAGTTCTGCAAGCTCGCCCTGGTCACCACCAAGCAGCGCGCGATCACCCTGGCCGACCAGCTGGAGGAGCGGCTCGGCGACCTCGATGTGCCGCTGAAGATCAGCCTCAACGGCTGCCCGAACTCCTGTGCCCGCACCCAGGTCGCGGACATCGGTCTGAAGGGCCAGATCGTCACCGACGACGACGGCAACCGGGTCGAAGGCTTCCAGGTCCACCTCGGTGGCGCCCTGGGTATGCACCCGGACTTCGGGAAGAAGCTGCGCGGCCACAAGGTGACCTCCGCCGAGCTGGACGACTACATCGTCCGCGTGGTGGAGCACTACAAGGATCAGCGCGCCGACGGTGAGCAGTTCCGCGACTGGGTGCTCCGTGCCGACGAGGAGGTGCTGCAGTGA